The Centroberyx gerrardi isolate f3 chromosome 13, fCenGer3.hap1.cur.20231027, whole genome shotgun sequence genome contains the following window.
AAATTGTAAGATGCTTTTAGGGTAATAGGAATAATCAGGGGGAAATCCAAAAGAGTCAAAAAAGGTAGCCTTTCCGTCTTCCTCCAGAGTTAGGGCGAGCCAGTGCTGTCCGGGCCGATGACGGGGGTCCGTGTTTACAATAAAATAGGCCGGAGGCTTAAATGTCCTCTGCAGTAACGGTAATTCGTCGGAGGCCCATACGCCGCAGAATATATCTCCCAGTAAATGACGCAAGAGACCTTCCAATTGATGATTATTCATATCGGGGTAGGGTTATTTTGAATTTGCCTTATTAttttagtaaaaataaaatttaataaTAATCCACCAACACTTGTCGTTTGGAGTTTATCTCCAAAATAGAATCGTAACAGGCGTAAACAATAAGAGTGGTCGTATGCGGCAAGGGAACTCTGAATCTCATTTCCAGTCTTAAATTTCCGTTGGAAACGGGTGATAAGGCGTTGCTGTCTTCTTCCGGgtttagattaaaaacaaataaggcGTATCCCCGTTGAAAATCCTCTCGGTCGATAGAGAGAGGTAAATCTTTAAGATGTCTCCCCGTGGCTGTAAACATGTTGTAAAACTCTCTGACCGACTGGTTGTTGTTAAATTGTGGCTGGAAAGCTTTGGCGGGGACCTGTCTGCCGTCCTGACAGAGGGCCAAGTATTCCACATCGTTGTGGATAAAATTGAAAGGTGACAAGTCACTTCTCCCTGTAAAGGCTTCGTGGTTAACCATTCCGAGTACTAGGTACTTGGGCATGGTCCCGAGAAATAGATTCTCTTGATTACATATTCTCGAATTCTGGGGGATGGAGTATGTTTTCACATTAATACGTGACAACGGGTAGAGCGCGTTACCTTTCAGCAAGGCCGCCGAATGACCTAAACGCACGGCGGGGGAGACTGTGGCTTTCTTGACAAACAGGGAAGCCCCGAGTACTTTTAAACGGTAATCGGCGTTGGCGGCTGCCATGAGACAGAAGGCGTCGTTTCCCCGGGTCAGCTTAATTCTCAAATCCACAGAGTTCAAAAGTAACCTCTCGCAGAAAAATATGTCGGAGTGAAGGGGACCCAGCAAGTGAAACTCTCTAGAGTCCGCGCTGAATCGACCTCTCCGAACCGCCCCTTTATTAGGCCCGTTATTAATCACTACAGAGTCCATAGCGCCGGCCGTGTCTTTGTAAAATAACCCTGCGCTGAATTGACTTTTTAGCGTATCTTCTGAAAAGTTTAGCAGGGTCTCGATCATAGCTCTGTACGGGTGAGTGGCGCTGGCCTGAGATATCAGTCTGTCCCCGAGAATTACGTCGCATTGTGAAAAAATGGTATTCAGAGGATAATTAATGATGCTCACGGCGGTGTCCTGAGCCAGGTCTGTCCCGTCGGCGTTGGTAATTTTCAGGCGGAGATGTAGCAAAGTATCGTTGAGATCTAGGTATTTTTCACCGTCTCCGGGAATAAAGAATTCAATAGGACCTCTATCAGTAATGGCCGCTATAGGCATGACTTCTGTGTAGTGTTTTTCTTCGATAGACAGCTGCGTCATGGGCGCTGAGAATAAATCCAACTCCGTCATGGTGCATTCGGGTGATTTTTCGTGTAAAAGAgccatttttaaaatatatctcCGGACCTCCCTACCGAGTTCCTTCCTTTAGGCACGCGTCTTTcgactgattttattttttttgatttcCCTCTTTTTACACGGCGCCCCGGCGGTCTCTTCCTCGCTCTTCTAGCCAGAATCATAACACCCGCTCCTTCTTGACCTTCTTGACCTTCTGTCTTTCGACCGAATTTACTAACGACTCGGC
Protein-coding sequences here:
- the LOC144542157 gene encoding uncharacterized protein F54H12.2-like; the encoded protein is MTELDLFSAPMTQLSIEEKHYTEVMPIAAITDRGPIEFFIPGDGEKYLDLNDTLLHLRLKITNADGTDLAQDTAVSIINYPLNTIFSQCDVILGDRLISQASATHPYRAMIETLLNFSEDTLKSQFSAGLFYKDTAGAMDSVVINNGPNKGAVRRGRFSADSREFHLLGPLHSDIFFCERLLLNSVDLRIKLTRGNDAFCLMAAANADYRLKVLGASLFVKKATVSPAVRLGHSAALLKGNALYPLSRINVKTYSIPQNSRICNQENLFLGTMPKYLVLGMVNHEAFTGRSDLSPFNFIHNDVEYLALCQDGRQVPAKAFQPQFNNNQSALLNSGVTQTPVNALASSLCAQGPS